In Streptomyces sp. NBC_00483, a single window of DNA contains:
- a CDS encoding LysR family transcriptional regulator, whose product MPPCAARMAGEGRDAMDIKQLKALVTVAEVGSVTRAATVLHLVQPAVTRQIRTLEEELGVPLFERTRQGMRPTEAGAAVVERARRALHELERARAEVRPTPGEVSGIVTVGLLESTLGLLAEPLVTAMREAHPGVQLRVMTAYSGHLQQWLDDGDLDLSLLYNLDRAPSLNVRPLVRERLWVAAPPAAGLRAERPVPFADAAARPLVMPTSGHALRALIESAAARAGAHIEVAAQTNSMPVQKQLARAGHGWTILPGVGIAEDVAAGELSAAPLCEPAAWRSIVLGTPRTGRTPPAVNVVAQELVRQVNAAVESGRWPSARLPETEDRAAGEQ is encoded by the coding sequence ATGCCACCATGCGCGGCGCGGATGGCAGGCGAGGGGCGGGACGCGATGGACATCAAACAGCTCAAGGCGCTGGTGACAGTGGCCGAGGTCGGCAGCGTCACGCGGGCCGCGACGGTCCTGCACCTCGTGCAGCCCGCCGTCACCCGCCAGATCCGCACCCTGGAGGAGGAGTTGGGCGTGCCGCTCTTCGAGCGGACCCGGCAGGGCATGCGGCCGACCGAGGCCGGAGCGGCCGTCGTGGAGCGGGCCCGGCGGGCGCTGCACGAGCTGGAGCGCGCCCGCGCGGAGGTGCGGCCCACGCCCGGCGAGGTGTCCGGCATCGTGACCGTCGGCCTGCTGGAGAGCACCCTCGGACTGCTCGCGGAACCACTGGTGACGGCCATGCGCGAGGCCCACCCGGGCGTGCAGCTGCGGGTGATGACCGCGTACTCGGGCCATCTGCAACAGTGGCTCGACGACGGTGACCTCGATCTGTCGCTGCTCTACAACCTCGACAGGGCGCCCTCCCTGAACGTACGGCCCCTGGTGCGCGAGCGGCTGTGGGTGGCGGCCCCGCCGGCGGCCGGGCTCCGCGCCGAGCGCCCCGTTCCGTTCGCCGATGCGGCGGCGCGCCCGCTGGTGATGCCGACGTCCGGACACGCGCTGCGCGCGCTCATCGAATCGGCGGCGGCCCGCGCGGGCGCCCACATCGAGGTCGCGGCGCAGACCAACTCGATGCCCGTACAGAAGCAACTCGCCCGGGCCGGGCACGGCTGGACGATCCTGCCCGGCGTGGGCATCGCCGAGGACGTCGCGGCCGGCGAGCTCAGCGCCGCGCCCCTGTGCGAGCCCGCCGCGTGGCGCTCCATCGTGCTGGGCACGCCCCGCACCGGTCGCACACCGCCCGCCGTGAACGTCGTCGCGCAGGAACTGGTGCGCCAGGTCAACGCCGCCGTGGAGAGCGGCAGATGGCCCTCGGCGCGGCTCCCCGAGACGGAGGACCGGGCGGCGGGGGAGCAGTGA
- a CDS encoding alpha/beta fold hydrolase — protein MPDTHHLEATAPAADGTTIAYQTRGTGHPLVLLAGQANHHHWWDAVRDDFHPTHRTITLDYRGTGASDKPEAQEGYSTRQFADDVIAVLDALGIERTDLYGTSMGGRVAQWVAARHPDRVRRLVLGCTSPGGPHAVERAAEVRRALVSPEPGAAEEALTDLMYTPAWRAAHPGPYGTLGDPDMPPHARRGHLRASNRHDAWDALPHITAPTLILHGDQDRLTPPDNLPLVAARIPDATTRLFPGARHAYFEECRTEAGEAVLDFLDGASR, from the coding sequence ATGCCTGACACCCACCACCTCGAAGCCACCGCGCCCGCGGCCGACGGCACCACGATCGCCTACCAGACCCGCGGCACCGGCCACCCCCTCGTCCTCCTCGCCGGACAGGCCAACCACCACCACTGGTGGGACGCCGTACGCGACGACTTCCACCCGACCCACCGGACGATCACGCTCGACTACCGGGGTACGGGCGCCAGTGACAAGCCCGAGGCTCAAGAGGGTTACTCCACCCGTCAGTTCGCGGACGACGTGATCGCCGTGCTCGACGCCCTCGGGATCGAGCGCACCGACCTGTACGGCACCTCCATGGGCGGGCGGGTCGCGCAATGGGTCGCCGCGCGGCACCCCGACAGGGTCCGGCGGCTCGTCCTCGGCTGCACCTCACCCGGCGGGCCGCACGCGGTGGAGCGCGCCGCCGAAGTGCGCCGCGCGCTGGTCAGTCCCGAACCGGGCGCCGCCGAGGAGGCGCTGACCGACCTCATGTACACACCTGCCTGGCGCGCCGCCCACCCCGGCCCGTACGGCACACTCGGCGACCCGGACATGCCGCCGCACGCCCGCCGCGGCCACCTGCGCGCCAGCAACCGGCACGACGCATGGGACGCGCTGCCGCACATCACCGCGCCCACGCTCATCCTTCACGGCGACCAGGACCGGCTCACCCCGCCGGACAATCTGCCGCTGGTCGCCGCCCGCATCCCCGATGCCACGACGCGGCTGTTCCCCGGCGCGCGCCATGCCTACTTCGAGGAGTGCCGGACGGAGGCCGGGGAGGCGGTTCTCGACTTCCTCGACGGGGCGTCGAGGTAA